Proteins from one Fervidicoccaceae archaeon genomic window:
- a CDS encoding inositol-3-phosphate synthase has product MGKIKVGLIGIGNCASAIVQGVLLSKKEPSRTRELLYEEIGGYKIQDIDFVLAIDVDVRKINRDLGEAIFEGPNIFPRLIDDTKTGVKVIAGPVLDGVAEHMRDIFMPHGRNITMDEIVAAMKSSGAEIIINMLPVGSEEATRFYAEAALRAGAAFINGMPVFIASDPKGEWQEKYRRAGLPLLGDDIKGQFGATILHSSLTALMRERGLTVNETYQLNIGGNTDFLNMKEEERLMSKRESKTSAVAHTLKNPTEIIQSKRIRIGPSDWVPFLGNTKIAYIYIKATSFLGFPVELDVKLKVDDKSMYAAAMMDLIRLAKVALDNGLSGPIQEASAYYMKHPPKPVQSPFEAKRMLDEFISRYGTKNVR; this is encoded by the coding sequence ATGGGAAAAATCAAAGTTGGTCTAATAGGAATAGGAAATTGCGCTTCAGCAATAGTGCAGGGGGTGCTTCTTTCTAAAAAGGAACCGAGCAGAACTAGAGAGCTTCTCTATGAAGAAATTGGCGGATATAAAATACAGGACATAGACTTCGTCTTGGCCATAGATGTAGATGTGAGAAAAATAAACAGAGATCTTGGGGAAGCTATATTCGAAGGACCAAACATCTTTCCAAGACTTATCGACGATACGAAGACTGGAGTGAAGGTCATTGCAGGCCCAGTCCTTGATGGTGTAGCGGAGCACATGAGAGATATCTTCATGCCGCACGGAAGAAATATAACAATGGATGAAATTGTAGCTGCCATGAAGAGTTCAGGGGCAGAAATAATAATAAACATGCTTCCAGTAGGATCCGAGGAAGCAACTAGATTTTATGCAGAGGCAGCCTTAAGAGCAGGGGCAGCCTTCATAAATGGTATGCCTGTCTTCATTGCTAGCGATCCAAAGGGAGAATGGCAGGAAAAGTACAGGAGAGCAGGCTTGCCTCTTCTCGGCGATGACATAAAGGGACAGTTTGGTGCTACCATACTTCACTCTTCGCTGACCGCTCTCATGAGAGAAAGGGGGCTAACAGTCAATGAAACTTATCAGCTGAACATAGGAGGAAACACAGATTTCTTGAATATGAAAGAAGAGGAGAGGCTGATGAGCAAGAGGGAGAGCAAAACCAGTGCTGTAGCACACACGCTCAAGAATCCAACAGAGATAATTCAGTCCAAGAGAATCAGAATAGGCCCCAGCGACTGGGTACCATTCTTAGGGAACACAAAAATTGCTTACATCTATATAAAGGCAACATCATTTCTGGGATTCCCGGTTGAGCTCGATGTAAAGCTCAAGGTAGATGACAAGAGCATGTATGCTGCAGCGATGATGGATCTGATAAGGCTGGCCAAGGTTGCACTGGACAATGGACTTTCTGGTCCCATTCAGGAGGCCAGCGCCTACTACATGAAGCATCCTCCCAAGCCAGTGCAGTCTCCATTTGAGGCAAAAAGAATGTTGGACGAATTTATAAGCAGATATGGAACAAAAAATGTTCGTTGA
- the mvk gene encoding mevalonate kinase: MRVSASAPGKVTLFGEHAVVYGYPALVVAIEKRVHATAESRNDNVIKISARDLRVPGIVISYIGNEVVLETDYGMVLPAIAYINKAIELTSRYLGIKKGINIEIKSEMPVGAGLGTSAAVAISTIAAYAAVNGYELSREEIAKIGWDVEKEVQGIASPMDTSITSIGGYLKIKFERDNVERLPIKVNRELPLIIGYVEREAKTRDMVAMVKERMTQYPEIYESIMRLIGTVVNRAELSLEKGDLRELGFLMNLNHSLLDALGVSTRRLNELVHVAKDSGAYGAKLTGAGGGGCVIALVPEKQEIVETSMKLHGSLVIRTKLGAEGVRVDSVE, encoded by the coding sequence ATGAGGGTTTCAGCATCCGCTCCTGGAAAAGTAACGCTGTTTGGAGAGCATGCTGTTGTCTACGGATATCCAGCACTGGTAGTTGCAATAGAAAAGCGGGTACATGCTACAGCAGAATCCAGAAATGATAATGTAATAAAGATAAGTGCTCGAGATCTCAGAGTTCCAGGCATTGTGATTTCCTATATAGGAAACGAAGTTGTGCTGGAGACTGACTATGGAATGGTTCTTCCCGCTATAGCTTATATAAATAAGGCAATTGAGCTAACTTCCAGATACTTAGGAATTAAGAAGGGCATAAACATAGAGATAAAGTCGGAAATGCCGGTGGGAGCTGGTCTGGGAACATCAGCAGCAGTAGCTATCTCTACCATAGCAGCATATGCAGCTGTCAACGGCTATGAATTGAGCAGGGAGGAAATAGCTAAAATTGGATGGGACGTTGAAAAGGAGGTGCAGGGAATTGCTTCTCCCATGGATACATCCATAACATCAATTGGAGGATACTTGAAGATAAAATTTGAGAGGGATAATGTTGAGAGGCTACCTATTAAGGTAAATAGAGAGCTTCCTCTCATAATAGGTTATGTAGAGAGGGAGGCCAAGACAAGGGATATGGTTGCAATGGTTAAGGAAAGAATGACTCAATATCCGGAAATATACGAGAGCATTATGAGGCTAATAGGAACTGTGGTCAATAGAGCTGAGCTCTCTCTAGAAAAGGGCGATTTAAGGGAGCTCGGCTTTCTCATGAATTTGAATCACTCCCTCCTAGATGCCCTGGGAGTTTCAACCAGGAGACTCAATGAACTGGTTCATGTAGCAAAGGACTCCGGAGCCTATGGAGCAAAGCTAACCGGTGCTGGAGGAGGCGGCTGTGTTATTGCTCTTGTTCCAGAAAAGCAGGAGATAGTTGAAACTTCGATGAAGCTTCACGGTTCCTTAGTAATCAGAACAAAGCTAGGAGCGGAGGGCGTCAGAGTTGATTCTGTGGAATGA
- a CDS encoding ABC transporter permease, translating into MYITNTIAKITHYILFRTPIGLKLRSIGENPRAADALGINVFLMRHLFTLLGSSLMGLAGAYLALGFTGIYTNTIVSGRGWISIAITIFGKWSPLPILFGSLLFAGVEVLVYTLQAMEINIPYQLLFMLPFIVTLAILIYTSRRAEMPASLGKPYDREAIEE; encoded by the coding sequence ATGTATATTACAAACACTATAGCTAAAATAACCCATTACATCTTATTTCGCACACCCATAGGCCTCAAGCTGAGGAGCATTGGAGAGAACCCAAGAGCAGCAGATGCTTTAGGCATCAATGTTTTCCTAATGAGGCACCTATTCACTCTATTAGGAAGCTCTTTAATGGGTTTAGCTGGTGCTTATCTAGCTCTTGGATTCACGGGAATCTATACAAATACAATAGTTAGTGGAAGAGGATGGATTTCAATAGCTATAACAATCTTTGGGAAATGGAGTCCTCTCCCTATACTCTTTGGCTCACTTCTATTTGCTGGAGTTGAGGTTTTGGTTTACACGCTCCAAGCCATGGAGATAAATATTCCATACCAGCTCCTCTTTATGCTCCCATTTATTGTGACTTTGGCAATTCTAATTTACACGTCGAGAAGGGCTGAGATGCCAGCATCTCTCGGAAAGCCTTATGATCGCGAAGCGATTGAAGAATAA
- a CDS encoding ABC transporter ATP-binding protein, with translation MSEFLLEVDKLSISYLMGKNKFRALKNINMKVRRGEVVALVGESGSGKTTLIRSIMRVLPKSAIIEEGKILFEGIDILKLSEEEMLKIRGKKITMVFQDPVSHLNPVMTVREQIVESLMLHRRMTEKEAEEEALRLLSLMRLKDPKRVLSLYPHQLSGGMAQRVLIAMALSSNPSMLIADEPTSALDPTVQVRILSLLKEIHEKENLTVLIVTHDLSVVAYMADYVYVIYGGRIMESGNVFRLFKNPVHPYTRELLLSLSGKANGESARAIKEFSEDGCPFAPRCPLADEKCAAGFPPYIEIGDGLYACYNADKGGFVS, from the coding sequence ATGAGTGAGTTCCTCCTCGAAGTAGATAAGTTGAGCATCAGTTATCTCATGGGAAAGAACAAGTTCAGGGCTCTGAAGAATATCAATATGAAAGTTAGGAGAGGAGAAGTAGTTGCGCTAGTTGGGGAGAGCGGCTCAGGGAAAACTACCCTAATAAGGAGCATTATGAGGGTTCTACCAAAATCCGCAATCATTGAAGAAGGGAAAATTCTCTTTGAAGGCATCGACATTCTGAAACTTAGTGAAGAGGAGATGCTGAAAATAAGAGGGAAAAAAATCACTATGGTCTTCCAAGATCCAGTGAGCCATCTAAATCCCGTCATGACTGTTAGAGAGCAAATTGTGGAATCCCTGATGCTTCACAGAAGAATGACAGAAAAGGAGGCTGAGGAGGAGGCGCTCAGACTCCTATCGCTTATGCGCCTGAAAGATCCGAAAAGGGTTCTCTCCCTATATCCTCACCAGCTGAGCGGAGGGATGGCGCAGAGAGTGCTAATAGCAATGGCTCTCTCCAGCAATCCCTCAATGCTAATTGCAGATGAGCCTACTTCTGCTCTTGACCCAACAGTCCAGGTCAGGATTCTCTCCCTCTTGAAGGAGATTCACGAAAAGGAAAATCTGACTGTTTTGATTGTTACCCACGATCTCTCTGTTGTAGCGTACATGGCTGACTATGTTTATGTAATCTATGGCGGAAGGATTATGGAATCGGGAAATGTTTTTAGATTGTTTAAAAACCCAGTGCACCCCTATACTCGCGAGCTTCTGCTAAGCCTAAGCGGAAAAGCAAATGGAGAAAGTGCAAGAGCAATAAAAGAATTTTCTGAAGATGGATGTCCATTTGCTCCAAGATGTCCACTTGCAGATGAAAAATGCGCTGCAGGCTTTCCTCCATATATTGAAATAGGAGATGGTCTGTATGCCTGCTACAATGCCGATAAGGGGGGATTTGTATCTTGA
- a CDS encoding HAD family hydrolase, with product MKCLSFDIWNTLLDLEKLYSLLSEEISESYSRDANEVRDLLLSAYRKALALRLEGAFRSPILDSAAVFSKELGMSEEELFRAFVRILRKREIEELAFEDAKIAVRELKGLGYRMGLLGNVMFWPGMVTRYILERNDLLEYFDASLFSDEAGVQKPDKRAFEAIAERLNCKVEDLVHIGDSLENDLAGALLSGVSAVLIRREVERAIHIGKKAVIVRALTELPQILSKLQ from the coding sequence TTGAAATGTCTTTCATTTGATATATGGAATACCCTATTGGATCTGGAAAAGCTTTACTCGCTCTTATCGGAAGAGATCTCTGAATCCTACAGTAGGGATGCCAACGAAGTGAGAGATCTCCTTCTTTCAGCTTACCGGAAAGCACTTGCTCTGAGGCTAGAAGGAGCATTCAGGAGCCCCATCCTGGATTCAGCTGCGGTCTTTTCCAAGGAGCTCGGAATGAGCGAGGAGGAGCTCTTCAGAGCTTTTGTCAGAATTCTAAGGAAGAGAGAGATAGAAGAGCTGGCCTTTGAGGATGCCAAGATCGCAGTCAGAGAGCTGAAGGGGCTCGGCTATAGGATGGGGCTCTTGGGAAACGTCATGTTCTGGCCAGGAATGGTAACCAGGTATATACTCGAGAGAAATGATCTCCTCGAATATTTCGATGCTTCCCTGTTCTCCGATGAAGCAGGAGTCCAGAAGCCGGACAAGAGGGCTTTCGAGGCAATAGCTGAGAGATTGAACTGCAAGGTGGAGGACCTAGTGCACATAGGCGATTCCCTCGAAAATGATCTGGCTGGGGCCCTACTCTCGGGGGTCTCTGCTGTACTTATAAGGAGAGAAGTTGAGAGAGCAATACATATAGGAAAAAAAGCAGTCATAGTGCGAGCTTTGACGGAGCTCCCGCAAATCCTCTCCAAGCTTCAGTAG
- a CDS encoding ABC transporter ATP-binding protein produces MTGSKVLLEAVQLKKYFRESSFLGKTVKVTKAVDGVSFNVERGEKFCVVGESGSGKTTLARIVAGLLDYDEGELRLDGKSYRELLKKDRRGFRRKVQIIFQDPYSATNPRKSVREILERPLKLHGIEHTEEDLLRLLESVGLAPASEIINRMPWELSGGQRQRLFIARALSLNPELLVADEPVSMLDVTVRAQILTLLNRLYRERKMSIMLISHDMLTVNAFCDRVAVMYLGKFVEVGKAEELYSHPIHPYTELLVSSTLKPNPEEREKIELREKDEASAIPSIGCRFYPRCLYAIEKCAKEEPDLLEVLPGRLSACHVRNGGKVK; encoded by the coding sequence TTGACCGGAAGCAAGGTTCTCCTTGAAGCCGTTCAGCTGAAAAAATACTTCAGGGAATCCTCGTTTCTTGGAAAAACTGTTAAAGTAACGAAAGCGGTGGATGGTGTGTCCTTCAATGTTGAGAGGGGTGAAAAATTCTGCGTAGTGGGGGAAAGCGGCTCGGGAAAAACTACTTTAGCAAGAATAGTTGCTGGACTGCTTGACTATGATGAGGGGGAGCTGAGGCTTGATGGAAAAAGCTATAGAGAGCTGTTGAAAAAGGATAGAAGAGGCTTTAGAAGAAAAGTGCAAATAATATTTCAGGATCCCTATTCTGCCACCAATCCAAGAAAGAGCGTAAGAGAGATACTTGAGAGACCTCTTAAACTGCATGGCATAGAGCACACAGAAGAAGATCTGCTCCGCCTGCTGGAATCCGTAGGTCTAGCTCCAGCCAGCGAAATCATTAATAGAATGCCTTGGGAGCTCAGTGGAGGGCAGAGGCAGAGGCTGTTCATTGCAAGAGCACTGTCACTGAACCCTGAGCTGCTTGTAGCAGATGAGCCTGTATCGATGCTTGATGTTACAGTAAGAGCTCAGATTCTCACTCTCCTGAATAGGCTATACAGAGAAAGGAAGATGTCGATAATGCTCATATCGCACGACATGCTTACTGTCAATGCTTTCTGCGACAGAGTAGCTGTAATGTATCTGGGAAAGTTCGTGGAAGTGGGGAAAGCAGAGGAGCTGTATTCCCATCCAATTCATCCATATACAGAGCTTCTCGTAAGCTCAACGCTCAAACCAAATCCGGAGGAGAGAGAGAAAATTGAGCTGCGTGAGAAGGATGAAGCCTCAGCTATTCCATCCATAGGATGCAGATTCTACCCAAGATGCCTGTATGCTATTGAAAAGTGCGCAAAGGAGGAGCCCGATCTCCTTGAGGTATTACCTGGAAGACTTTCTGCTTGTCATGTTAGAAATGGGGGTAAAGTAAAGTGA
- a CDS encoding ABC transporter permease → MKKFTLFVLKRFIAAVLVIVAVVLISFFVINLAPGNPAVMLAGEAASPEYIKEIEKAYGFDKPIEERLVIYLERLFVGDWGYSTYYQAPVLSAILNRLPATLLLMLTALTIAIFAGVYLGAITAGRAFTKLDTVINYLGLVFYSFPAYWLALLLVLLFSLYVPLFPTGGIIDIGIEGVFQKVINVLWHMVLPVSTLALIFMASYLRLTRSVMIDVLSSNYIFTAIAKGLPRKRIIFKHALRNALIPVIAMAGTQFGQVIAGAVLTETIFSWPGIGSLLIQAVTFRDYPLVIGIFIMTAIATSVSNFVADILMARVDPRVRAKLMG, encoded by the coding sequence GTGAAAAAGTTCACATTGTTCGTGCTCAAGAGATTCATAGCTGCTGTGTTGGTCATAGTTGCTGTGGTGCTCATTTCATTTTTTGTTATAAATTTAGCTCCAGGTAATCCCGCAGTTATGCTTGCAGGTGAAGCAGCTTCCCCCGAATACATAAAGGAAATAGAAAAAGCATATGGATTCGATAAGCCGATAGAGGAAAGGCTGGTCATATACCTTGAACGTCTCTTTGTAGGGGATTGGGGATATTCTACATATTATCAAGCACCTGTGTTGAGTGCAATTTTGAACAGGCTTCCCGCAACTCTTCTGCTTATGCTGACCGCTCTGACTATTGCTATTTTTGCAGGGGTATATCTAGGTGCAATCACTGCTGGGAGGGCATTCACAAAGTTAGATACTGTGATCAACTATCTTGGTCTGGTGTTCTATTCATTTCCAGCATATTGGTTAGCTCTATTGCTTGTGCTTCTCTTCTCCCTATATGTTCCTCTCTTTCCAACGGGAGGTATAATTGATATAGGGATTGAAGGAGTTTTCCAAAAAGTAATCAATGTGCTTTGGCACATGGTCCTTCCAGTTTCTACCTTGGCGCTCATATTCATGGCCTCATATTTGAGGCTAACAAGGTCTGTAATGATTGATGTCCTTTCCTCGAACTACATATTCACAGCCATAGCAAAGGGATTGCCGAGGAAAAGAATAATTTTCAAACATGCTTTGAGGAACGCTCTAATTCCAGTAATCGCCATGGCTGGAACTCAATTCGGTCAGGTCATTGCTGGGGCTGTGCTTACAGAAACGATATTCTCTTGGCCTGGAATTGGGTCGCTTCTAATTCAGGCAGTTACCTTTAGGGATTATCCGCTTGTGATCGGCATTTTCATAATGACTGCTATTGCTACCTCTGTATCGAATTTTGTTGCTGACATACTCATGGCGAGGGTTGATCCAAGAGTTAGAGCTAAGTTGATGGGGTGA
- a CDS encoding tripartite tricarboxylate transporter permease, which yields MDAVLFAQAALLSVVSSVIYIFIGILPGTDETATMAPIALALMLAGLDPLLVLAWFMASIVAFKIGDAVPVALAGIPGGVMAVPQVPDALVAKENGLADALLRKGNAAALISSIVVTLFVLGVSYAIMPIGAWLNSQDIVLGVKVYRWFWLILVGVIILALTSKNKWLSVLMIPSFAILVQGVRGVYGKTVSISLFLGITIGPMLFELFRALNKELRKRMEKRGVKEVRLAKIGKISLNPLSHINKEELLHVLIWSPLSSVLATVMSPVGLTILIGDTLRETKKDRLQGSLLAYTVREGVKLGTYVGGTLIPLLVIGAATGPMSAGPAAPFFQTIQSIGMQPYKYILSHYSYGEVAAMILFSVIISLLVAYPLIVKYSRSLTLLVFRKVSAEALYGLFIAIVLLLAYYDAGIPGIFGMLLVSLISGTLSTLGVSLGVLFMVLVGAPTISALLAAL from the coding sequence GTGGACGCTGTTCTATTTGCCCAAGCAGCTTTGCTGTCTGTCGTTTCCTCAGTGATATATATTTTTATAGGGATTTTGCCTGGAACAGATGAAACTGCTACTATGGCCCCGATAGCTTTGGCATTAATGCTGGCTGGGCTCGATCCTCTGCTCGTTCTCGCGTGGTTCATGGCATCGATAGTTGCTTTCAAGATAGGTGATGCTGTTCCTGTCGCCCTAGCAGGAATACCTGGTGGTGTCATGGCTGTCCCTCAGGTTCCAGATGCTCTTGTTGCTAAGGAAAACGGGCTCGCTGATGCACTGCTCAGAAAGGGAAATGCTGCTGCCCTTATTTCCTCCATTGTTGTAACTCTCTTTGTCCTTGGTGTTTCATACGCTATAATGCCTATAGGAGCCTGGCTGAACTCTCAGGACATAGTCCTTGGAGTGAAAGTATACAGGTGGTTCTGGCTAATCCTTGTTGGAGTCATAATACTAGCATTAACATCAAAAAACAAATGGCTCTCTGTATTGATGATACCATCATTTGCCATACTTGTACAGGGAGTGAGGGGGGTATACGGGAAAACCGTCTCGATAAGCCTTTTCCTTGGAATAACCATCGGCCCAATGTTATTTGAGCTGTTCAGAGCTCTGAACAAGGAGCTGAGAAAGCGGATGGAAAAGAGAGGAGTAAAAGAAGTCAGGCTGGCAAAGATAGGAAAGATTTCGCTCAATCCCTTATCTCATATAAATAAGGAAGAGCTGCTGCATGTGCTGATATGGTCTCCGTTGTCTTCTGTTCTTGCGACAGTCATGTCTCCTGTGGGACTTACAATACTAATAGGAGACACGCTAAGAGAAACCAAGAAGGACAGGCTTCAGGGATCACTTCTTGCTTATACAGTTAGAGAAGGGGTCAAGTTGGGGACATATGTAGGAGGGACCTTGATACCCCTATTGGTGATTGGGGCTGCTACAGGTCCGATGAGTGCTGGCCCTGCCGCTCCATTCTTCCAGACAATCCAGAGCATTGGAATGCAGCCCTACAAATACATTCTATCTCACTACAGTTATGGGGAAGTTGCTGCTATGATTCTCTTCTCCGTTATCATATCCTTGCTTGTCGCATATCCTCTAATCGTTAAATACTCCAGGTCTCTAACTCTTCTGGTCTTCAGAAAGGTTTCCGCCGAAGCTCTGTATGGGCTGTTTATTGCCATAGTTCTCCTGCTCGCTTACTATGATGCTGGAATTCCCGGAATATTTGGAATGCTCCTGGTATCGTTGATATCTGGAACTTTGAGCACATTAGGAGTATCTCTCGGTGTGCTCTTCATGGTATTAGTTGGAGCCCCAACTATATCTGCCCTTTTGGCAGCCCTGTGA
- a CDS encoding ABC transporter permease has product MKIGTKLSALAKPRNLFPAAILAVVFIFAVFAEFIAPYPPLKTGVGPVLSPPSLTYLMGTDQVGSDIFSQVVYGSRTALYVGFLSGFIGLATALLLGLLSGYYGKMIDMIVMRIVDLFLSIPVFVFMIVLLVVFGSNINNIALILGFFSWPLMTRVVRSQTLSISEKEFVAAAKSIGERDLYILFREILPNVWPSVIPLFMMTVSGNIVAESGISFLGLGDPNIASWGKTLAMASRAFYAGSWWGIFFPGLVLTLTIVSLNLISDYIVSILTRTEK; this is encoded by the coding sequence ATGAAGATCGGAACAAAGCTTTCGGCTCTTGCTAAGCCAAGGAATCTCTTTCCTGCTGCCATTCTAGCAGTTGTCTTCATATTTGCAGTGTTCGCTGAGTTCATAGCTCCATATCCGCCTCTAAAGACGGGGGTAGGTCCTGTTCTTTCCCCGCCATCGCTAACTTATCTGATGGGCACCGACCAAGTTGGCTCTGATATATTCAGTCAGGTTGTATATGGAAGTAGAACAGCGCTATATGTAGGCTTTCTATCTGGATTCATTGGTCTCGCCACAGCTCTTCTTCTTGGTTTACTTTCCGGTTACTATGGAAAGATGATTGATATGATAGTCATGAGAATCGTTGATCTTTTCCTCTCAATTCCTGTCTTCGTTTTCATGATAGTGCTGCTTGTAGTTTTTGGAAGCAATATTAACAATATAGCCCTGATTCTAGGTTTCTTTTCATGGCCTCTCATGACTAGGGTTGTTAGGTCACAAACGCTTTCAATTTCTGAGAAGGAATTCGTTGCTGCTGCCAAATCAATAGGAGAGAGGGATCTATATATATTGTTCAGGGAGATACTCCCAAACGTGTGGCCCTCGGTCATTCCCCTCTTCATGATGACAGTTAGCGGGAACATAGTAGCAGAGAGCGGAATAAGCTTTCTGGGATTGGGAGACCCGAACATTGCAAGCTGGGGAAAAACCTTGGCAATGGCCAGCAGAGCTTTCTATGCTGGATCATGGTGGGGAATCTTTTTTCCAGGATTGGTCCTAACTCTGACAATAGTATCACTGAATTTGATCAGTGACTATATTGTTAGCATCTTAACCAGAACAGAAAAGTAA
- a CDS encoding DNA methyltransferase, with protein sequence MESELQAEGLQREILKLHEGMKEIKHEDFLLFKSTRKSINIGGKELSLRVPKPKVLEPESFEAERTTVWSFPQRGKWATHKHNASYRGNWAPQVARNLILLYSEEGETVLDPFMGSGTTIIECILLKRKCIGIDINEDSVMLAWSRIEPILNESSRVKLYRGDARNLDLIDDESVELVAGHPPYAGIIKYSSDSSNGEGDLSRMKLEEYLRAMGEVAREIYRILKTGKVAAIMVGDARKKKHIIPLGYMVMLQFLRAGFTLKEHIIKVQHNMIGTIPWMKRNKDFLLLKHEHIFVFEKTSEELTYSKELPLLISNVIA encoded by the coding sequence GTGGAATCTGAGTTACAAGCAGAAGGATTGCAGAGAGAGATATTAAAGCTACATGAGGGAATGAAGGAAATAAAACACGAGGACTTTCTTCTCTTTAAAAGCACAAGAAAGAGTATAAACATAGGAGGAAAGGAGCTTTCTCTGAGAGTTCCTAAGCCAAAAGTATTGGAGCCGGAATCATTTGAAGCAGAGAGAACAACTGTATGGAGCTTTCCGCAGAGGGGAAAATGGGCGACGCATAAGCATAATGCTTCCTATAGAGGGAACTGGGCTCCACAGGTTGCCAGGAACTTAATACTTCTATATTCAGAAGAGGGGGAAACCGTACTGGATCCCTTCATGGGTTCTGGAACGACAATCATAGAATGCATATTGCTTAAGAGAAAATGCATTGGAATAGATATAAACGAAGATTCCGTTATGCTGGCTTGGAGCAGGATAGAACCGATCTTGAATGAAAGCTCAAGGGTAAAGCTGTACAGGGGGGATGCAAGGAACCTGGATCTGATTGATGATGAGAGCGTGGAGCTTGTCGCAGGGCATCCGCCATATGCAGGGATCATCAAGTATTCTTCAGATTCTAGCAATGGAGAAGGGGATCTCTCTAGAATGAAATTAGAGGAATACTTGAGGGCTATGGGTGAGGTAGCCAGGGAAATCTACAGAATCCTCAAGACAGGGAAAGTTGCAGCAATTATGGTAGGAGATGCGAGGAAAAAGAAGCACATAATTCCTCTTGGGTATATGGTTATGCTTCAGTTCCTCAGGGCTGGGTTCACATTGAAAGAGCACATAATCAAGGTTCAACACAACATGATTGGAACAATACCTTGGATGAAGAGGAACAAGGACTTCCTTCTCCTTAAGCACGAACATATATTTGTGTTCGAAAAGACCTCTGAGGAGCTAACTTATAGCAAGGAGCTTCCTCTCTTAATTTCCAATGTTATTGCCTAG
- a CDS encoding M55 family metallopeptidase, whose product MVKRAFISVDLEGLPHIVHRAQLSHDRPLWSEGRKIATAFVSEASKTLLENGFDEVVVADSHGEMLNVDPFELPNGTILVRGYPRLKSMISGAEGSSVAFFIGYHAGFGTKNATFDHTYSGSAIHKVEINKVLCSEFLINALALSEMGIPVGLVAGDSALEPEVRKFTPWSIFVPLKRSIGRYASLSPSMVTLIEEIRKASKEAAEAAKRGELRIIALEKPVTLDVTFQNTSYADVAEYLPWAKRIDGLTVEFVVENALSALSLIELLAIASAGVRSMSSP is encoded by the coding sequence ATGGTCAAGAGAGCCTTCATATCTGTTGATCTGGAAGGTTTGCCTCACATAGTTCATAGAGCGCAGCTATCTCACGATAGACCCCTCTGGAGCGAGGGGAGGAAAATAGCTACAGCCTTCGTCTCCGAAGCCTCTAAAACCCTCCTGGAAAATGGATTTGATGAGGTTGTGGTAGCAGATAGTCATGGAGAAATGCTGAATGTAGATCCATTCGAGCTTCCAAATGGAACTATCCTAGTTAGGGGCTATCCGAGGCTCAAATCCATGATCTCCGGTGCGGAAGGAAGCTCTGTAGCCTTCTTCATTGGATATCATGCTGGTTTCGGTACAAAGAACGCAACTTTTGATCACACATATAGTGGCAGCGCAATACATAAAGTCGAGATAAACAAAGTTTTATGCAGCGAATTTCTAATAAATGCTCTTGCCCTCAGCGAGATGGGGATCCCAGTAGGACTTGTAGCAGGAGATAGCGCTCTGGAGCCGGAAGTCAGAAAGTTCACTCCATGGTCTATTTTTGTCCCTCTCAAGAGATCAATTGGGAGATATGCCTCATTGAGTCCTTCTATGGTGACATTGATTGAGGAAATTAGGAAAGCCTCAAAGGAAGCTGCTGAGGCGGCAAAGAGAGGGGAACTAAGAATAATAGCATTGGAAAAGCCTGTAACTCTGGATGTCACTTTTCAAAATACGAGCTATGCAGACGTTGCCGAGTACCTCCCTTGGGCAAAAAGAATAGATGGATTAACAGTCGAATTCGTAGTCGAAAACGCATTAAGCGCTCTTAGCTTGATCGAACTTCTTGCTATAGCTTCAGCAGGAGTGAGGAGCATGAGCTCTCCCTAA